Below is a genomic region from bacterium.
ATTAAAAATCGGTTCTCCATATAAACAGCTGAATAGATTACCTTTACAGTCAATCCTTAACCTATCACAATTTTTACAAAATGGCTCACTTACAGGTGTAACAAATTCAATATAAATTGTTTTGTCTTTGTTTTCATATTTTTTAATTCTCCCATTTTCACAAATAGGGCTCAATTGGATATATTTCTTTAATATTTCTTCAACAAAAAAATAAGGAACAAAATTTTCCTTCCAGAAAGTGTAATTTTTGTAAACAGGCATTAATTCTATAAACTTAAGAATAACTTTATTTTCTTCAGCAAATTTTAAAAAATCATATATCTCATCAAGATTAATTTCTTTCATTAAAACTATATTCAACTTTACTACATCAAAATTTTTTACACTTTCTTTTATACCACAAATTATTTTTTCAAGTCCTTTAACAGATGTAATTCCTTCAAACTTCTCACTCTTTAAAGTATCCAAACTTATATTTACTCTTTTTACGCCTACTTTTTTTAATCTTTCAACATTTTCACAAAGAAAATATCCATTTGTTGTAATAGATACTTCTTTTATTCCATCAATTTTTGAAATTTTATTTATCAAGTAATATATGTTTTTTTTAATAAGTGGTTCTCCTCCAGTAATTTTAATTTTTTTTATCCCAAAATTTGTGAAAAATTTCACAATATCAACGATTTCCTCATACGACAAAATATTTTTTTTGTTTAATTTATAAAATTCTTTAGAACAATAAAGACATCTAAAATTACACTTATCAGTTATTGAAATCCTTAATGTATCTACTTTCCTTCCAAATTTATCCTTCATTACTCTCCTATTATCTTTATCAAAACTCTCTTTTTCCTTTGACCATCAAATTCACCATAAAAAATCTGCTCCCATGGTCCTAAATCAAGTCTTCCATTTGTAATTGCAACAACAACTTCTCTTCCCATAATAGTTCTTTTTAAGTGAGCATCTGCATTTGTCTCTCCAGTTAGATTATGTTTGTACTTTGAAATTGGTTGGTGTGGTGCAAGTTTTTCAAGAAATTCAACAAAATCAGAATGTAGTCCTTTTTCATCATCATTTATAAAAACACTTGCAGTTATATGCATTGCATTAACAAGACAAATCCCCTCTTTTACTCCACTTTTCTTTACTGCTTCCTCAACTTTCTCTGTAATATTTATAAATTCAATTCTATTTTCTGTACAAAACCATAAATATTGGGTAAAAGATTTCATTATTTTATTTTATCATCTCTTCTTTTT
It encodes:
- the moaA gene encoding GTP 3',8-cyclase MoaA; the protein is MKDKFGRKVDTLRISITDKCNFRCLYCSKEFYKLNKKNILSYEEIVDIVKFFTNFGIKKIKITGGEPLIKKNIYYLINKISKIDGIKEVSITTNGYFLCENVERLKKVGVKRVNISLDTLKSEKFEGITSVKGLEKIICGIKESVKNFDVVKLNIVLMKEINLDEIYDFLKFAEENKVILKFIELMPVYKNYTFWKENFVPYFFVEEILKKYIQLSPICENGRIKKYENKDKTIYIEFVTPVSEPFCKNCDRLRIDCKGNLFSCLYGEPIFNFKNFNNKENEILGIIFSLIFNRKFSYNPFLEIQRSYYKLPYMNIVGG
- a CDS encoding secondary thiamine-phosphate synthase enzyme YjbQ translates to MKSFTQYLWFCTENRIEFINITEKVEEAVKKSGVKEGICLVNAMHITASVFINDDEKGLHSDFVEFLEKLAPHQPISKYKHNLTGETNADAHLKRTIMGREVVVAITNGRLDLGPWEQIFYGEFDGQRKKRVLIKIIGE